The Elusimicrobiota bacterium genomic sequence TCTTCAGAGAGAAGATCTCAACCCTATAGAGGAAGCCCTCGGCTACCTGCGGCTGATGAAAGAATTCGGCATCACACAAACCGAACTGGGCGAAGTCATGGGAAAGGCTAAATCAACGATATCGAACACGCTTAGAATTTTGGACCTGCCCGAGGAGATGCAGAAAGCCATCCAATTCGGCCAATTGACCGAGGGACACGCCAAGGCCTTGCTCACCATAGAAGACCCCTTGGAAAGGAAAAAAATATTTGAAATGGCGGTCTCCCAAAAACTTTCCGTGAGGGAAATAGAGGACTTGGCCAGACAATCCTCTCGGGGAAAAAATTTAAAGGCATCACAACAACGCCCATCGACTGACAAATCCGCCGATCTCAAGGCCCTAGAATCGGCGCTCCAGCATTTTCTGGGAACCAAGGTCGAGATACAGACCCGCAAAAATGTTAATCAGGGGCGGATCACCATTCATTTTTACTCCCTGGAAGAATTCGATAAAATAGTAAAAGTGTTGAAAAAATAATGACTTTTTTACATTCTTTGGTCTTGCTTTTGGCCTGGCCGAGCCCCGCGCAGGAGAACCTCAAAGCCAATGACGTCACAGACTCCTTCCTTCCTAAATACATATCACTTGCCGCCAACATCAACGACTTCGATCGCTTCGCAGATGGCGGAGCCGACGCGAACTGGTACATCGGCTTCAACAACGCCTGGATCGTGAAGCTTCCGGCCGCTCCCATGGGGGAGTTCTCGAGGGCCTTTATCGGAGCCAAGGTGGGACGAGCCAAAACCAGGCCCAATCCCAACAAGCCCTGGCTGCGAGAGCTCATCCCGGGAAAGATTTACATGGCCGTTTCCCAAAATCCGGCCTTCGGGCCGGAGAGCGGGTATTTTCTCGCTGACACCTCCGACATCCCTCTGGAGGGAACGCCTCAAGGCTATGTCCCGGGGGTGGGCGCGGGGGAATGGTTCTGGGCTGAGATCCC encodes the following:
- a CDS encoding ParB/RepB/Spo0J family partition protein, with translation MRKALGRGLDALISSAPEKSAENGEVILSANNVTAVPLEKIRPNHLQPRKYFDPVKLSELSASIKEHGLAQPILVSYDSAADSYELIAGERRLRAAELAGLKEIEVVVRAPESDKKRLALALIENLQREDLNPIEEALGYLRLMKEFGITQTELGEVMGKAKSTISNTLRILDLPEEMQKAIQFGQLTEGHAKALLTIEDPLERKKIFEMAVSQKLSVREIEDLARQSSRGKNLKASQQRPSTDKSADLKALESALQHFLGTKVEIQTRKNVNQGRITIHFYSLEEFDKIVKVLKK